From one Ignavibacteria bacterium genomic stretch:
- a CDS encoding insulinase family protein, whose amino-acid sequence MKKRSVAIAIIAVLALVGMNMYAQTKSKKQKKQKTTATTPATGTTPMISNSEAIDKPDINVQPGPLPPKEFNFPPYEEFTTENGIHVYVIEDHALPRVTMSLITRAGDAYDPANKEGVASMMADMLLKGTQKHTASQLAEKLDGSGVSISARTSGEQFTISGSALKQSTELMFSTLGEILTGATFPADEFDKLKEQTIASIAAKQASPSEQAQALSRKVIYGMDNPFARYQTKATTASITADDVKTFYHSWLKPNISSIALVGDITIAEAKKLLATHLNSWKTGEVPKQNVGDISTAKPGVYFIPRKGSVQSSIVVCAAAPGVTTDDWTAVDLMSGYIGSGFGSLLFKTLRETYSYTYSPFAATTRVKRYNRIFMGADVRSSVTDSAINVIYHELANLAKTGPDEEELSRRIAYEVGMYQLSLEKVSNVASYLQSAWVYDMPVSWVAEWTTRMQEVGPDKVTQMCRKYLSPLDLRLVVVGDPSVRPMLEQFGPIFEFTQDMQPAAEQKLQDAGITADELIAAYTAALGAEGVSGLKTVTMQGAAEMNFQGQVLKGTVLRKFMMPDKEMSLLDLNVMKQQQWTNGDKAWESNPDGSVSELEPAEASRIKENATPFPPLIWKLKGYTIAVKGKTDNAIIVETVSPSGKTSRHTFDASTRLLMQSERDETTPQGPVPIIEKYSNYQNVQGVNFPMKYTMESSLYTITYAYSVSTNQGVTEADFTPAETK is encoded by the coding sequence ATGAAAAAGAGATCAGTCGCTATTGCAATTATTGCTGTTCTGGCACTCGTTGGCATGAACATGTATGCCCAGACCAAGTCCAAAAAACAAAAGAAACAAAAAACAACTGCAACCACACCAGCAACAGGAACCACTCCAATGATTTCGAATTCCGAGGCGATCGACAAACCTGATATTAACGTTCAGCCCGGCCCGCTGCCGCCCAAGGAATTCAACTTCCCGCCGTACGAAGAGTTTACTACCGAAAACGGTATTCATGTTTACGTTATCGAAGACCATGCCTTACCACGTGTTACAATGTCTCTCATCACCCGTGCCGGCGATGCGTACGATCCGGCAAACAAGGAGGGGGTTGCCTCGATGATGGCCGACATGCTGCTCAAGGGAACTCAGAAACACACAGCCTCGCAGCTTGCTGAAAAGTTGGATGGTTCAGGGGTTTCGATATCTGCGCGGACATCCGGTGAACAGTTTACGATTTCCGGCTCTGCACTGAAGCAAAGCACCGAACTCATGTTTTCAACCTTGGGTGAAATCTTAACTGGCGCCACATTTCCTGCCGATGAATTTGATAAGTTAAAAGAACAGACCATTGCAAGTATCGCTGCAAAGCAAGCCAGCCCCTCAGAACAAGCACAGGCACTCAGCAGAAAAGTTATTTATGGAATGGATAACCCGTTTGCCCGATATCAGACAAAGGCAACCACTGCTTCGATAACAGCCGATGATGTTAAGACATTTTATCATTCGTGGCTGAAACCCAATATCTCCAGTATTGCACTCGTAGGCGATATAACCATAGCCGAAGCAAAGAAGCTGCTTGCCACGCATCTAAACTCCTGGAAGACCGGTGAGGTCCCCAAGCAGAATGTTGGTGATATCAGTACTGCAAAGCCAGGCGTCTATTTTATCCCGCGAAAAGGAAGTGTGCAAAGTTCTATCGTGGTCTGTGCCGCAGCTCCCGGAGTTACTACCGATGACTGGACGGCAGTTGACCTGATGTCCGGTTACATTGGCTCCGGTTTTGGCAGCCTGTTGTTTAAAACTCTGCGTGAAACATACTCATACACCTACTCTCCCTTTGCAGCAACGACCAGGGTAAAGCGCTATAATCGGATTTTTATGGGTGCAGACGTACGTAGCTCGGTAACTGACTCGGCTATTAACGTTATTTATCATGAGCTGGCAAACCTTGCTAAAACCGGACCTGACGAGGAAGAACTGTCACGCAGGATTGCATACGAAGTAGGGATGTATCAGCTCTCACTTGAGAAGGTCTCGAATGTAGCTTCGTACCTGCAGTCCGCATGGGTGTACGACATGCCTGTCAGCTGGGTGGCAGAATGGACAACCAGGATGCAGGAGGTAGGGCCGGACAAGGTAACGCAAATGTGCCGGAAGTATCTTAGTCCGCTGGATCTGCGGCTGGTTGTTGTAGGCGACCCGTCGGTACGCCCGATGTTGGAGCAGTTCGGACCGATTTTCGAGTTTACTCAGGATATGCAGCCTGCTGCCGAACAAAAGCTCCAGGATGCAGGCATTACTGCCGACGAGTTGATAGCAGCCTACACTGCCGCTTTAGGAGCCGAAGGAGTATCCGGGTTAAAAACGGTGACTATGCAGGGGGCAGCCGAAATGAACTTCCAGGGCCAGGTACTAAAAGGAACCGTACTGCGGAAATTCATGATGCCCGATAAAGAGATGTCGCTTCTTGATCTAAATGTGATGAAACAGCAACAGTGGACAAATGGTGACAAGGCATGGGAATCCAACCCCGATGGGTCGGTATCAGAATTAGAGCCGGCCGAAGCATCTCGTATTAAGGAAAACGCCACGCCTTTCCCGCCACTCATCTGGAAATTAAAAGGATATACCATAGCCGTCAAGGGCAAAACCGATAATGCAATTATCGTTGAAACGGTTTCACCTTCAGGGAAAACTTCACGTCATACATTTGATGCTTCCACCAGGTTACTCATGCAATCGGAGAGGGACGAAACCACGCCTCAGGGTCCTGTGCCAATTATCGAGAAGTACAGCAACTATCAAAACGTACAAGGCGTAAACTTCCCGATGAAGTATACAATGGAAAGCTCGCTGTACACGATTACCTATGCCTACTCTGTATCAACAAACCAAGGTGTTACCGAGGCCGATTTCACACCAGCGGAGACAAAGTAG
- a CDS encoding insulinase family protein has translation MKNLLYGMVTAILITQTTLTSMAQIKPLSFVEYDLPNGLHVILHEDHRAPVVATVVHYKVGSRDEDPSRTGFAHFFEHLMFESTDKIERGTIDKLINGAGGQLNAYTSNDETVYHFVVPSNQFRLALWIEAQRMRKLHVNEIGVETQRGVVKEERSNRYDNAAYGGWIEKTQEIVAKGTPYAWAPIGSAQHIDSASISEFVAFYNKYYQPNNAILVVSGDFDEKLARETIDAYFGGYAEAPAPPRPDFKQQPQDPETYRETINDVKARLPGVFMAWYGIGKKDPDAYAADLLGTILSDGESSRLYKNVVDSQQLAVQATFFNRALEYGGMSMAVAIAGPGKSTEQAEAAVLQTLQKIADEGVSDAELEKAKVIAEVRVIGAQSDMHSIALNLADGYRYFHNTGMINDELANYKKVTKADIQRVAKRIFGRTPRVVLTYVPAKG, from the coding sequence AACAACGCTCACCTCCATGGCGCAGATAAAACCACTGTCATTTGTAGAATACGACTTACCAAACGGACTCCACGTTATCCTTCATGAAGACCACAGAGCGCCGGTAGTGGCCACCGTGGTTCACTATAAAGTCGGATCACGCGACGAAGACCCTTCGCGAACCGGGTTTGCTCACTTTTTTGAGCATCTCATGTTCGAAAGTACCGATAAGATTGAGCGTGGGACGATCGACAAGCTCATTAACGGTGCCGGTGGACAGCTGAATGCATATACCAGTAATGATGAAACCGTATATCACTTCGTTGTTCCTTCCAATCAGTTTCGGCTGGCACTCTGGATCGAGGCGCAGCGTATGCGCAAACTTCATGTTAATGAAATTGGTGTCGAAACGCAGCGTGGTGTCGTAAAAGAAGAGCGTAGTAACAGGTACGATAACGCAGCCTATGGCGGATGGATTGAGAAAACCCAGGAAATTGTCGCCAAAGGAACTCCCTATGCATGGGCTCCCATCGGATCAGCCCAGCATATCGACAGTGCGAGTATCAGTGAATTTGTTGCTTTCTATAACAAATACTACCAGCCAAACAACGCAATTCTTGTGGTGTCAGGTGACTTTGATGAGAAGCTGGCTCGTGAAACGATCGACGCCTACTTTGGTGGCTATGCAGAGGCACCGGCTCCCCCCAGGCCTGATTTTAAGCAGCAGCCACAGGATCCCGAAACGTACCGTGAAACTATCAACGATGTAAAGGCCCGGCTACCCGGCGTTTTTATGGCGTGGTACGGAATCGGAAAAAAAGACCCTGATGCGTATGCTGCTGACCTTTTGGGCACAATTCTCTCCGACGGCGAGAGTTCCAGACTGTATAAAAATGTTGTTGATTCGCAGCAGCTTGCAGTGCAAGCTACCTTTTTTAACCGTGCTCTTGAGTATGGTGGAATGTCGATGGCAGTTGCGATTGCAGGGCCAGGCAAGAGTACTGAACAAGCCGAAGCTGCGGTGTTGCAAACCCTGCAGAAAATTGCCGATGAAGGAGTATCCGATGCAGAGCTCGAAAAAGCAAAGGTTATTGCTGAAGTGCGGGTGATCGGAGCTCAGTCCGACATGCACAGTATTGCACTGAATCTGGCTGACGGATACCGGTACTTTCATAACACCGGTATGATAAACGATGAGCTTGCCAATTACAAAAAGGTCACCAAAGCTGATATCCAGCGGGTGGCAAAGAGGATCTTTGGCCGCACGCCCCGTGTTGTTTTAACCTACGTGCCGGCGAAAGGGTAA
- a CDS encoding TonB-dependent receptor, which produces MACRYLLISAFIILGSVVSNASIYGILTGKVTDQDGKPVGGASVRVIGTTRGAFANMQGKYTILNVTAGEYDVRATAVGYDTLTLRVSLLADETRTLNFALTQGGVLKERVEILADREMVRTTDIGTSRAIKGKDVEKIARDNIASVLSLAPGVQASGNNFIIRGSRPDETQVLVDGLVVTDQFTGGLGNVGSTISAAMPSPYATEEVQANTGAFGAEYGNAVGGTVNTVVKTGRTDMFEGLLRWRIDVPFLWGNAGNGVEAGTPGEDVVDATLGGPLGLNRSTFFISVRNTYHNYRNYGLQVLDPWGNNLGQQPNNRTWSRNITGRLKFQLSNDMTLLLGGQYGLLAGERASQSWLYATGTDVKVDASGIPILDGNGNIQSTGFVERDAKQIVVQDISMNAFAQINQVIGSTMAYEVRAAYTAKISETGRRKAFEPPSLFSGWELWYPEDKYSQVDSLFLPAGPDRQLDVYQLVRSRGVSDDGYLEMEISRRNPLTGFVEGSADYQNTRNPYGLFSYFANMGNEGGVDFRRSSFWQIDGNVTYNLETGDARHVLKAGAEMRFQTLSRHSNSNPWDGNPWYDVYGSYYGGNLYSESSPDIKALTEEPFTPVTGGLFVQDQIIFKNLVFTPGVRFDYLDPDALYRPVSDQFIPIDSIGMMKKASAKFYISPRLTITYPVSESGRQNFRLAYGIYYMQTPFQSFYDSYNTTTLRTGSLLGNPNNEMQRTNQYEVSYNHQITDNFAFSITGYYKDIYNQTDIAYVDILPTPYYQSVMSAYGSSKGIEITFQRRTADNWGFNLNYTLASAIGTSNNATTLVALDPYTQLPAFPVDPFPLGFDRRHRVNGVFTLDWGPDQGPTIAGYPFLEYLTINISGYWQTGTPYTPVNGQGQAVGAINSSRFPSTWNSELRINRTIPLANLIGGNTAIDVFLDVTNLFNFTDAVSYYTRTGSPDYDGLALNRVPGDFPSTTYYKDADPRDKATTHPSQYDRVGRRLYNATIDSNHDNTVTASETYAGYQQYVADVVARRNNYQYPRQVYFGVMFRF; this is translated from the coding sequence ATGGCCTGTAGGTACCTACTTATCAGTGCATTCATTATTCTGGGAAGCGTTGTTTCCAACGCCAGTATTTACGGAATCCTTACCGGCAAGGTAACGGATCAGGATGGTAAGCCCGTTGGCGGCGCGTCTGTCAGGGTTATTGGTACAACCCGTGGCGCCTTTGCCAACATGCAGGGGAAGTACACCATCCTCAACGTTACGGCCGGCGAGTACGATGTCCGTGCTACGGCTGTTGGCTATGACACCCTCACCCTACGTGTTTCGTTGCTTGCCGACGAGACTCGGACACTCAACTTCGCGCTCACCCAGGGCGGCGTCCTAAAGGAACGCGTTGAAATCCTGGCTGACAGAGAGATGGTGCGAACAACCGACATCGGAACGAGCCGCGCTATAAAAGGTAAGGATGTTGAGAAAATTGCTCGTGACAACATAGCTTCGGTTCTGTCGCTTGCCCCGGGGGTACAAGCTTCCGGCAACAACTTTATCATCCGTGGATCTCGTCCCGATGAGACGCAGGTTCTTGTGGATGGTCTGGTGGTCACCGACCAGTTTACAGGGGGCTTGGGCAACGTAGGGTCCACAATCTCGGCTGCAATGCCCAGTCCGTACGCTACCGAAGAAGTACAGGCCAACACCGGAGCATTCGGTGCCGAATACGGTAATGCCGTGGGTGGCACTGTAAACACAGTTGTTAAAACAGGTCGTACCGACATGTTCGAAGGCCTGTTGCGTTGGCGTATCGACGTTCCCTTCCTGTGGGGTAATGCCGGGAACGGAGTAGAAGCAGGAACACCCGGTGAAGACGTTGTGGATGCAACGCTTGGCGGGCCGCTCGGTCTGAATCGCTCTACATTCTTTATTTCGGTTCGCAACACCTATCATAACTATCGCAACTACGGTCTGCAGGTATTAGATCCATGGGGTAATAACCTTGGTCAGCAGCCCAACAACCGCACGTGGTCACGAAACATTACCGGACGTCTGAAATTTCAGCTTTCGAATGACATGACACTCCTCCTTGGCGGTCAGTATGGCCTGCTTGCCGGAGAACGTGCAAGCCAGAGCTGGCTGTATGCTACTGGTACTGATGTAAAGGTTGATGCCTCAGGTATTCCGATCCTGGATGGCAACGGCAACATCCAGTCTACCGGATTTGTTGAGAGAGACGCGAAGCAGATTGTTGTGCAGGACATCTCTATGAATGCCTTTGCACAGATCAATCAGGTTATTGGCAGCACAATGGCCTACGAAGTTCGCGCAGCCTATACAGCTAAGATTAGTGAAACCGGACGCAGGAAGGCCTTTGAACCACCATCGTTGTTTTCGGGCTGGGAACTGTGGTATCCCGAGGATAAATACAGCCAGGTTGACTCCCTGTTCCTGCCGGCAGGACCTGACAGGCAGCTCGACGTGTACCAGCTTGTCCGTTCACGTGGCGTAAGTGATGACGGGTACCTTGAAATGGAAATTTCCAGACGCAACCCTCTCACCGGGTTTGTAGAGGGTTCAGCTGATTACCAGAACACCAGGAACCCATATGGCCTGTTCAGTTACTTTGCAAACATGGGTAACGAAGGCGGTGTAGACTTCAGGCGCTCGTCGTTCTGGCAGATAGATGGCAACGTTACGTATAATCTTGAAACAGGTGATGCCAGACACGTGTTAAAGGCCGGTGCTGAAATGCGCTTCCAGACCCTGTCACGTCACAGTAACAGCAACCCATGGGATGGTAATCCTTGGTATGATGTGTATGGATCATACTATGGCGGAAACCTATACTCCGAATCGTCACCCGATATCAAGGCACTCACCGAAGAACCATTTACACCGGTTACGGGTGGCTTGTTTGTGCAGGACCAGATTATCTTTAAGAATCTCGTATTTACCCCCGGAGTCCGTTTTGATTACCTTGATCCGGATGCATTGTACAGGCCCGTTTCAGACCAGTTCATACCGATTGACTCTATCGGCATGATGAAGAAAGCCTCCGCCAAGTTTTATATCAGCCCGCGGCTTACCATTACCTATCCAGTCAGTGAGTCAGGCCGACAGAACTTCAGGCTGGCCTATGGTATTTACTACATGCAGACGCCATTCCAGAGTTTTTACGACTCGTACAATACCACAACACTGCGCACAGGGAGCTTGCTTGGGAATCCCAACAACGAAATGCAGCGCACAAATCAGTACGAAGTCTCGTATAACCATCAAATCACCGATAACTTTGCATTTTCTATAACCGGTTATTACAAAGATATTTACAATCAAACGGACATAGCCTACGTAGATATTCTTCCAACACCGTATTACCAAAGCGTTATGTCGGCATACGGCAGCAGCAAGGGGATCGAGATTACCTTCCAGCGCAGAACTGCAGACAACTGGGGTTTTAACCTGAACTATACCCTTGCCTCTGCTATCGGTACATCAAACAATGCCACAACGTTGGTTGCGCTTGACCCGTACACCCAGCTGCCGGCATTCCCGGTTGACCCATTTCCGCTGGGCTTTGACCGCCGGCACCGTGTTAATGGCGTATTCACTCTGGACTGGGGTCCTGACCAAGGTCCAACAATCGCCGGATATCCATTCCTGGAGTATCTAACAATCAATATTTCCGGATACTGGCAAACAGGTACACCATACACGCCCGTCAATGGTCAGGGGCAGGCAGTGGGCGCTATTAACTCATCCCGCTTCCCCTCGACCTGGAATTCGGAATTGCGTATTAACAGAACCATTCCGCTGGCAAATCTGATTGGCGGAAACACGGCAATCGATGTATTCCTGGACGTTACCAACCTGTTCAACTTTACGGATGCAGTTTCGTACTACACCCGCACCGGAAGTCCGGACTACGACGGGCTTGCACTGAACCGTGTACCGGGTGACTTCCCGTCAACAACCTACTATAAGGATGCTGATCCACGAGATAAGGCAACAACCCACCCCAGCCAGTATGACCGTGTTGGACGCAGGTTGTATAATGCCACAATTGACAGTAACCACGATAACACCGTAACGGCATCGGAAACCTATGCCGGGTATCAGCAATATGTTGCTGACGTGGTGGCAAGAAGGAATAACTACCAATATCCACGTCAGGTTTATTTCGGCGTAATGTTCCGTTTCTAA